In Candidatus Acetothermia bacterium, a genomic segment contains:
- a CDS encoding nucleotidyltransferase domain-containing protein produces MVPNSDLDLLVVKSGVHQRHLAQRIYMNLIGVGQAVDVVVATSEDLERYKDSIGLIYRTALQEGKVIYERQP; encoded by the coding sequence ATGGTCCCAAACAGCGATTTAGACCTGTTAGTCGTTAAATCTGGTGTTCATCAAAGACATTTGGCTCAGCGCATCTACATGAATCTGATCGGGGTAGGTCAGGCGGTGGATGTGGTGGTGGCCACCTCGGAAGATCTTGAGCGTTATAAGGACTCAATCGGTCTCATCTACAGGACCGCTCTACAGGAAGGGAAGGTGATCTATGAACGACAGCCGTAG
- a CDS encoding DegT/DnrJ/EryC1/StrS family aminotransferase, whose amino-acid sequence MHIPILDLTRQYQAIKPEIDAAIGRVVASGRFIMGPEVEALEREVAEFCGVKHAIGVASGTDALLLSLRALGIGPGDAVIVPSFTFFATAGVVHNLGATPVFADIDPHTFNLDPADVRRILTTDSGPRTPPKAVIPVHLYGQMADMDEIMALAKEYGLYVVEDAAQAIGAEYSGQRTTHHGPTRKAGTIGHLGCFSFFPTKNLGAYGDGGMVVTNDDDLAERVRLLRVHGSKPKYYHHMVGYNSRLDALQAAILRAKLPHLAEWTAARQRIADRYDELLGSLPGIVLPYRAPDRTHIFHQYTIRVEDGRRDALREHLKQHGIGTEVYYPLPLHLQPCFKGRGYHEGDLPESERASREVLSLPMFPELTEDEQEYVVHSIRAFFGASRHR is encoded by the coding sequence ATGCACATTCCCATTCTTGACCTAACCCGTCAGTATCAGGCCATCAAGCCCGAAATCGACGCCGCCATCGGCCGGGTGGTGGCCTCGGGGCGATTCATCATGGGCCCGGAGGTGGAGGCCTTGGAGCGGGAGGTCGCCGAGTTCTGTGGGGTCAAGCACGCCATCGGCGTGGCGAGCGGCACCGACGCCCTTCTCCTTTCCCTCAGGGCGCTCGGGATCGGCCCCGGCGATGCGGTGATTGTCCCGAGCTTCACCTTCTTCGCCACCGCCGGGGTGGTGCACAACTTGGGGGCCACCCCGGTGTTTGCGGACATCGACCCCCACACCTTCAATCTCGACCCCGCCGATGTAAGGCGTATTTTGACCACGGACTCCGGACCACGGACTCCGCCGAAGGCGGTGATCCCCGTCCACCTCTACGGCCAGATGGCCGACATGGACGAGATCATGGCCCTGGCCAAGGAATACGGCCTCTACGTGGTCGAAGACGCCGCCCAAGCCATTGGCGCCGAATACTCCGGACAACGCACTACGCACCACGGACCAACCCGCAAAGCGGGTACGATTGGCCACCTCGGTTGCTTCAGCTTCTTCCCCACCAAGAACCTCGGGGCCTATGGCGATGGCGGGATGGTAGTGACGAACGACGACGATCTTGCCGAGCGGGTTCGGCTGCTTCGGGTCCACGGCTCAAAGCCCAAGTACTACCACCACATGGTGGGCTACAACTCCCGCCTCGATGCCCTCCAGGCCGCGATCCTCCGGGCTAAACTGCCCCACCTGGCGGAGTGGACGGCCGCCCGCCAGCGGATCGCCGATCGGTATGATGAACTCCTCGGCAGCCTGCCAGGGATTGTGCTACCTTACAGGGCTCCGGATCGCACCCACATCTTTCATCAATACACAATCCGTGTCGAAGATGGCCGTCGCGACGCCCTGCGGGAGCACCTCAAGCAGCATGGGATCGGCACCGAGGTCTACTACCCTCTGCCGCTCCATCTGCAACCTTGCTTTAAGGGCCGCGGCTACCATGAGGGGGACCTTCCGGAGAGCGAGCGGGCGAGCCGCGAGGTCCTCTCCCTTCCCATGTTCCCCGAGCTCACCGAGGATGAGCAAGAGTACGTGGTCCATAGCATACGAGCATTCTTTGGCGCGAGCCGTCATCGTTGA
- a CDS encoding four helix bundle protein: MAIERFEDIEAWKAARSLAGSVYAVSKKTDLAKDFGLKDQLQRAAVSIMANIAEGFDSRSDQEFIRFLSYAFRSASELQSHLYIALDQGYVSQEQFDQLYTEAVGVKKLLNGFIRYLQSKLRSRCGPRTTHHAPRTKGDEACTFPFLT; encoded by the coding sequence ATGGCCATTGAGCGGTTCGAGGACATCGAAGCTTGGAAGGCGGCCAGGAGCTTGGCTGGTTCCGTGTACGCGGTGTCCAAGAAGACCGACCTTGCCAAGGATTTCGGGCTGAAGGACCAGTTGCAGCGAGCCGCTGTGTCCATCATGGCAAACATCGCCGAGGGGTTCGACAGTCGGTCAGACCAAGAGTTCATCCGCTTTCTAAGCTATGCCTTCAGGTCTGCATCCGAGCTCCAATCCCATCTTTACATCGCTCTCGACCAGGGGTACGTTAGCCAAGAGCAGTTCGACCAGCTGTATACTGAAGCCGTTGGCGTGAAGAAGCTTCTCAACGGTTTCATCCGCTACCTTCAGAGCAAGCTGCGGTCACGCTGTGGGCCACGGACCACGCACCACGCACCACGGACAAAAGGAGATGAGGCATGCACATTCCCATTCTTGACCTAA
- a CDS encoding N-acetyltransferase produces MSDHFVHESAYVDPRAKIGRGTKIWHFSHVMAGAEIGEDCTLGQNVFVAKNVKIGNHVKIQNNVSVYEGVILEDYVFCGPSCVFTNVKTPRSAFPRNRSEDYLPTHVKYGASIGANATIVCGVTIGEWAFVAAGAVVTKDVPRYALVAGVPARQIGWACQCGVSLRFEGDAAVCSACGRRYRKSGDRVELEGGP; encoded by the coding sequence ATGAGCGACCACTTCGTGCACGAGTCGGCCTACGTGGACCCCAGGGCCAAGATCGGCCGAGGCACGAAGATCTGGCACTTCTCCCACGTGATGGCTGGGGCGGAAATTGGGGAGGACTGTACCCTCGGCCAGAACGTGTTCGTGGCCAAGAATGTGAAGATCGGCAACCACGTGAAGATCCAGAACAACGTGTCGGTGTACGAGGGCGTGATCCTCGAAGATTACGTGTTCTGTGGTCCAAGCTGTGTCTTTACCAACGTCAAGACGCCCCGTTCCGCGTTCCCCCGCAACCGCAGCGAGGACTACCTTCCCACCCATGTGAAGTACGGGGCGTCCATCGGGGCCAATGCGACCATCGTGTGCGGGGTGACGATCGGGGAGTGGGCGTTCGTGGCCGCAGGGGCGGTGGTGACCAAGGACGTACCCCGCTACGCCCTGGTGGCCGGGGTGCCGGCAAGGCAAATCGGGTGGGCCTGCCAATGTGGGGTTAGCCTTCGGTTCGAGGGCGATGCGGCTGTGTGCAGTGCCTGCGGCCGCCGCTACCGAAAGAGCGGTGACCGGGTGGAGTTGGAGGGGGGGCCGTAG
- a CDS encoding Gfo/Idh/MocA family oxidoreductase, whose product MKVGLIGAGGWGKNLARTLHELGALGGIAEIRPDLRAELSILYPDVPLYLHHYALLESDLPAVAVATPAATHSALAKEALLAGKHVFVEKPLALATHEAEELVALARKRGRVLMVGHLLLYQPAVRWIKEFLDSGALGEIWSLHQERLNLGRARSVENALWSLGVHDVAVVLYLVGREPGEVRVVGQAALQPNVEDDVYLHLRFPGGIRAHLHASWLWPEKRRRLTVIGEAGMLVYDEVEQTVTFHRKAITPQLTSRDEGAEVVFQGHGEPLKLELAHFLECVAEGKRPLSDGESAVPVVRVLEEATRQLSEAR is encoded by the coding sequence ATGAAGGTCGGACTGATCGGCGCCGGGGGCTGGGGCAAGAATCTGGCCCGCACGCTTCACGAGCTTGGGGCCCTTGGCGGAATCGCCGAGATCCGCCCCGATCTGCGGGCCGAGTTGAGCATCCTTTACCCCGATGTGCCCCTTTACCTCCACCACTATGCTCTCCTCGAGTCCGATCTTCCGGCCGTGGCCGTTGCCACCCCCGCGGCAACCCACTCCGCCTTGGCCAAGGAGGCCCTCCTTGCCGGAAAGCACGTGTTCGTGGAGAAGCCCCTAGCCCTGGCCACTCACGAGGCCGAAGAGCTCGTGGCCCTGGCCAGAAAGCGGGGGCGGGTGCTCATGGTGGGGCACCTCCTCCTCTACCAGCCGGCCGTCCGCTGGATCAAGGAGTTCCTGGACTCGGGGGCCCTCGGCGAAATCTGGAGCCTCCACCAGGAACGGCTCAACCTGGGCCGCGCCCGGTCGGTGGAGAACGCCTTGTGGAGCCTCGGGGTTCACGACGTGGCTGTCGTCTTGTACCTTGTTGGGCGTGAGCCTGGCGAGGTGAGGGTGGTGGGGCAGGCTGCGCTCCAGCCAAATGTTGAGGACGATGTGTACCTGCACTTACGGTTCCCTGGGGGCATCCGGGCCCACCTGCACGCGTCCTGGCTGTGGCCGGAGAAGCGGCGGAGGCTCACGGTCATCGGGGAGGCAGGAATGCTGGTGTACGATGAGGTGGAGCAGACCGTGACGTTTCACCGGAAGGCCATCACCCCTCAGCTCACCAGCCGAGACGAAGGGGCCGAGGTCGTCTTCCAGGGCCACGGGGAGCCCTTAAAGCTTGAGCTAGCCCACTTCCTGGAGTGCGTAGCCGAAGGGAAACGGCCTCTCTCCGATGGGGAAAGCGCAGTGCCGGTGGTGCGGGTGTTGGAGGAGGCGACCCGACAGCTTTCGGAGGCGAGATGA
- a CDS encoding nucleotide sugar dehydrogenase: MTNHKAKLLRKIRERTAVVGVVGLGYVGLPFAVEKAKVGFRVLGVEQNPVRADKVNHGENYIGDVRDEELRDLVARGLLHAETDFARVPEMDVVVICVPTPLTKNLTPDLQYVERVTREIAAGLRPGQLVSLESTTYPGTTEELMLPILESSGLRVEQDFYLVHSPERVDPGNKRYTTQNTCKVVGGVGPESLEIGMAFYSQTVQQVVAVSSAKVAELVKVFENTFRAVNIALVNELALLCDRMGLNVWEVLEAAFTKPFGIMPFWPGPGVGGHCIPVDPHYLEWKAKELNFSTHFIALAGEVNRRMPEFVREKAHRVLNRLGVAPSRAKILVLGVAYKRDIDDYRESPALDVIRLLQADGAEVTYHDPYVPSFRDGALAMQSQPLTADLVGAQDLVVIATDHTSIDYAWLVAHAKHVLDTRNATRNVREHRERITLL, from the coding sequence TTGACCAACCATAAGGCCAAGCTCTTGCGCAAGATCCGAGAGCGCACAGCCGTGGTCGGCGTGGTAGGGCTCGGGTACGTGGGCCTCCCGTTCGCCGTGGAGAAGGCGAAGGTGGGGTTCCGGGTGCTTGGAGTGGAGCAGAACCCAGTGCGTGCAGATAAGGTGAACCACGGTGAGAACTACATCGGCGACGTTCGGGACGAGGAGCTCCGCGACCTTGTGGCCCGCGGGCTCCTCCATGCGGAGACCGACTTCGCCCGTGTTCCCGAAATGGACGTGGTCGTGATCTGTGTGCCCACTCCCCTCACCAAGAATCTCACCCCGGACCTGCAGTACGTGGAGCGGGTCACCCGGGAGATCGCCGCCGGCCTGCGGCCCGGCCAACTCGTGAGCTTGGAGTCCACCACCTATCCCGGCACCACCGAAGAACTCATGCTCCCCATCTTGGAGAGCTCCGGTCTCCGAGTGGAACAGGACTTTTACCTTGTGCATTCGCCCGAGCGGGTGGACCCCGGCAACAAGCGGTACACCACGCAGAACACGTGCAAGGTGGTCGGGGGAGTAGGTCCGGAGTCCTTAGAGATCGGGATGGCATTTTACTCCCAGACCGTTCAGCAGGTAGTGGCCGTCTCCAGCGCCAAGGTGGCAGAGCTGGTGAAGGTGTTCGAGAACACGTTCCGGGCGGTGAACATCGCCCTTGTGAACGAGCTCGCGCTCCTTTGCGACCGGATGGGCCTCAACGTGTGGGAGGTGCTCGAGGCGGCGTTCACCAAGCCCTTTGGGATCATGCCCTTCTGGCCCGGCCCAGGTGTGGGCGGCCACTGCATCCCTGTGGATCCTCACTACTTGGAGTGGAAGGCGAAGGAACTCAACTTCAGCACCCACTTCATCGCCCTGGCCGGGGAAGTTAACCGGAGGATGCCGGAGTTCGTGCGGGAGAAGGCGCATCGGGTACTCAATCGGCTCGGGGTGGCGCCATCGCGCGCCAAGATCCTCGTCCTTGGGGTGGCGTACAAGCGAGACATCGACGACTACCGGGAGTCACCGGCCCTCGACGTGATCCGGCTCCTTCAGGCGGATGGGGCGGAGGTGACCTACCACGACCCCTATGTGCCGAGCTTCCGCGACGGAGCCCTGGCAATGCAAAGCCAGCCCCTCACCGCCGACCTCGTCGGCGCCCAGGACCTGGTGGTGATCGCCACCGACCATACTAGCATCGACTACGCCTGGTTGGTGGCCCACGCCAAGCACGTGCTGGACACCCGCAACGCCACCCGAAACGTGCGGGAGCACCGGGAGCGGATCACCCTGTTATGA
- a CDS encoding four helix bundle protein: MAKAERFEDLKVWQVARETARVVYDISGKGESRRDYALCDQMRRAAVSMMANTLGVHAVLVHGQELGAELQSHLYVALDQGYITREEFQRVYDQLDGWARQVAALITYLLGRETQRTPRTQPTQRTQRTQRTRNPMNPTNEVL; the protein is encoded by the coding sequence GTGGCGAAGGCGGAGCGGTTTGAGGATCTGAAAGTCTGGCAGGTGGCCAGAGAGACCGCGCGAGTTGTGTATGACATCTCAGGCAAGGGTGAAAGCAGGAGGGACTACGCGCTCTGCGATCAGATGCGCAGGGCCGCGGTGTCTATGATGGCAAACACGCTGGGAGTTCACGCAGTGCTTGTTCATGGCCAAGAGCTCGGAGCAGAGCTTCAGAGTCACCTGTACGTGGCGCTCGACCAGGGATACATCACCCGCGAAGAGTTCCAGAGGGTCTACGACCAGCTGGACGGTTGGGCCCGCCAGGTCGCCGCCCTCATCACGTATCTCCTCGGCCGTGAAACCCAACGCACCCCACGAACCCAACCAACCCAACGAACTCAACGTACCCAAAGAACCCGGAACCCAATGAACCCAACGAACGAGGTGTTATAA
- a CDS encoding type II toxin-antitoxin system HicA family toxin — protein sequence MEARLAPVSWSDLVGVLRKLGFDGPYRGGKHPYMVKGDVVLTLPNPHRETVSVDLLRRILKQGGISREEWLGAWQ from the coding sequence TTGGAGGCTAGGCTCGCGCCGGTTTCGTGGAGCGACCTGGTGGGGGTGCTCCGAAAACTCGGGTTTGATGGCCCTTACCGAGGCGGGAAGCACCCGTATATGGTGAAGGGAGACGTGGTCCTCACCCTTCCCAACCCTCACCGTGAGACGGTCAGCGTCGATCTGTTGAGACGGATTTTGAAGCAAGGAGGCATCTCTCGAGAGGAATGGCTTGGGGCGTGGCAGTGA
- a CDS encoding type II toxin-antitoxin system HicB family antitoxin — translation MITEYIEAALSGARYELIQDEEPYYGEIPGLGGVWATGRTLEECRQNLKEVLEGWILVRLRRGLAIPPVGGHRIEEPEGLEIGG, via the coding sequence ATGATTACGGAGTATATTGAAGCGGCGCTCTCCGGCGCACGGTACGAGCTCATTCAGGACGAGGAGCCGTACTATGGGGAGATCCCCGGGCTCGGTGGGGTGTGGGCTACGGGGAGGACGTTGGAGGAGTGTCGGCAGAACCTGAAAGAGGTGCTTGAGGGGTGGATCCTTGTCCGGTTGAGGCGAGGGTTAGCCATTCCTCCTGTAGGGGGGCACCGCATCGAGGAGCCCGAAGGGCTCGAAATTGGAGGCTAG
- the galE gene encoding UDP-glucose 4-epimerase GalE, with the protein MILVTGGAGYIGSHTVKELLRRGYPVVVLDNLSTGHRELVLCEQFIQGDLADSCLVERTFARHPICAVIHFAAHTSVPESVADPQKYYRNNVAGTLNLLQAMLAHGVKAIIFSSSAAVYGDPVALPIPEDHPTQPKNPYGRTKLVVEEILADYARAYGLRYIALRYFNAAGSDPEGEIGELHDPETHLIPIVLEAAAGKRPHLEIYGTDYPTKDGTAVRDYIHVSDLARAHVLALERMMEGGAGGAYNLGIGRGYTVREVVETCRRVTGRKIPAVEAPRRPGDPAALVADPSRARRELGWEPKFTDLEAIVETAWAWMQRARRR; encoded by the coding sequence ATGATCCTAGTTACAGGCGGGGCGGGCTACATCGGGAGCCACACGGTAAAGGAGCTCCTCCGGCGTGGCTACCCGGTGGTGGTGCTGGACAACCTCTCCACCGGCCATCGCGAGCTTGTCCTGTGCGAGCAGTTCATCCAGGGCGACCTTGCCGATTCGTGCCTGGTTGAGCGGACGTTCGCCCGGCATCCCATTTGCGCGGTGATCCACTTCGCCGCCCACACCTCGGTGCCGGAGTCGGTGGCTGACCCCCAGAAGTACTACCGGAACAACGTGGCTGGAACCTTGAACCTCCTTCAGGCGATGCTCGCCCACGGGGTGAAGGCGATCATCTTCTCCTCCAGCGCCGCCGTGTACGGGGATCCCGTGGCGTTGCCCATCCCGGAGGATCACCCCACCCAGCCCAAGAACCCGTACGGCCGGACGAAGCTCGTGGTCGAGGAGATCCTGGCCGACTACGCCAGGGCGTACGGGCTGCGGTACATCGCCCTCCGGTACTTCAACGCCGCCGGGTCCGACCCGGAGGGGGAGATCGGGGAACTCCACGACCCGGAGACCCACCTCATCCCGATCGTCCTCGAGGCCGCGGCGGGGAAGCGGCCACACCTGGAGATCTACGGGACCGACTACCCGACGAAGGACGGGACGGCGGTGCGGGACTACATCCATGTTTCCGACCTCGCCCGGGCCCATGTGCTGGCCCTGGAGAGGATGATGGAGGGAGGGGCGGGCGGGGCGTACAACCTTGGGATCGGCCGCGGGTACACGGTGCGGGAGGTGGTGGAGACCTGCCGGAGGGTGACGGGGCGGAAGATCCCAGCGGTGGAAGCCCCCCGGCGGCCGGGGGACCCGGCGGCGCTGGTGGCCGACCCCAGCCGGGCCCGGCGGGAACTGGGGTGGGAGCCCAAGTTCACGGACCTGGAGGCCATCGTGGAGACGGCCTGGGCCTGGATGCAGCGCGCCCGCAGGCGGTAG
- a CDS encoding glucose-1-phosphate thymidylyltransferase, which translates to MKAVVLCGGGGTRVRPFTYTLAKHLLPVAGRPVVAFALEAIREAGIADVGIVVSPSVEGQFRELFGDGERFGIEITYIVQPEPKGLAHAVLCAEGFVGEEPFHVYLGDNLLEHGVAGLVEQFREEKPAAAVALARVEDPRRFGVAVVEGGRLKRLVEKPADPPSNLAVVGAYAFDARVFQAARAVSPSFRGELELTDALQWLIDHGHRVLPYRIEGWWQDVGRPEDLLLANRLLLDRLSSRIEGEVDRATRIEGPVAVASGARVRGSRIVGPVVIGEGAVVEGAAMGPHVAIGPRAVVRDAEVADSILMDGARIEGVTGITGSVIGRNVIVDGQATGRKLFVGDEARISLGIEGGDGGAEGVLRRHREG; encoded by the coding sequence ATGAAGGCGGTGGTCCTGTGTGGCGGGGGAGGCACCCGGGTGCGGCCGTTCACGTACACCTTGGCCAAGCACCTCCTTCCCGTGGCCGGGCGTCCGGTGGTGGCGTTCGCCCTGGAGGCGATCCGGGAGGCGGGGATCGCCGACGTGGGGATCGTGGTCAGCCCCAGCGTGGAGGGCCAGTTTCGCGAGCTTTTTGGGGACGGGGAGCGGTTCGGGATCGAGATCACGTACATCGTGCAGCCCGAGCCCAAGGGCCTTGCCCACGCCGTCCTGTGTGCGGAGGGGTTCGTGGGGGAGGAGCCGTTCCACGTGTACCTCGGGGACAACCTCCTCGAGCACGGGGTGGCCGGCCTGGTCGAGCAGTTCCGGGAGGAGAAGCCGGCGGCGGCCGTGGCCCTGGCTCGGGTGGAGGACCCCCGCCGGTTCGGGGTGGCGGTGGTGGAGGGAGGCCGGCTCAAGCGGCTGGTGGAGAAGCCCGCCGATCCCCCGAGCAACCTCGCTGTGGTGGGGGCGTACGCGTTCGACGCCCGGGTGTTCCAGGCGGCGCGGGCGGTGAGCCCGTCGTTTCGGGGGGAGCTGGAGCTGACCGATGCCCTCCAGTGGCTGATCGACCATGGACATCGGGTGCTGCCGTACCGGATTGAGGGGTGGTGGCAGGACGTGGGCCGGCCGGAGGACCTCCTCCTCGCGAACCGGTTGCTCCTCGATCGGCTCTCCTCTCGGATCGAGGGTGAGGTGGATCGAGCCACGCGGATCGAGGGCCCGGTGGCGGTGGCCTCCGGGGCCCGGGTGCGGGGAAGCCGCATCGTGGGGCCAGTGGTCATCGGCGAGGGGGCGGTGGTGGAGGGGGCGGCCATGGGCCCGCACGTGGCCATCGGCCCCCGGGCCGTGGTCCGCGATGCCGAGGTGGCGGATAGCATCCTCATGGACGGGGCGAGGATCGAGGGGGTGACGGGGATCACCGGCTCGGTGATCGGTCGCAACGTAATCGTGGACGGACAGGCGACCGGCCGTAAGCTTTTCGTGGGCGATGAGGCAAGGATTTCGCTGGGGATAGAAGGGGGTGATGGCGGTGCGGAAGGAGTTCTACGTCGTCATCGAGAAGGATGA
- a CDS encoding TRAP transporter TatT component family protein, with protein MGLAGLASAQAMPDAEFQRFLAGVGDPAALLWAANGWGQLLGKMNPFSAFFALPKIRAMYERLLAVDETYFGGSPHEAYGSLLANLSDYGLLFGVKLADAKPHFERSIALDPTYLEAYVTYAKEYAVRAGDRALFEKLLKYVLAATIGNWPCWNEHAKDKAREYLAEIHRYFP; from the coding sequence ATGGGCCTCGCGGGCCTCGCTTCTGCCCAGGCCATGCCCGACGCGGAGTTCCAACGGTTCTTGGCCGGGGTCGGCGATCCGGCCGCGCTCCTGTGGGCGGCCAATGGGTGGGGGCAGCTCCTCGGGAAGATGAACCCGTTCTCCGCGTTCTTCGCCCTCCCCAAGATCCGGGCCATGTACGAACGGCTCCTTGCGGTGGACGAGACGTACTTCGGCGGCTCCCCCCACGAGGCGTACGGATCGCTCTTGGCCAACCTCTCCGACTACGGGCTCCTCTTTGGGGTCAAGCTCGCCGACGCCAAACCCCACTTCGAACGGTCCATCGCCCTCGACCCCACGTACCTCGAGGCCTACGTGACCTACGCCAAGGAGTACGCGGTGCGGGCCGGCGACCGGGCCCTGTTCGAAAAGCTCCTCAAGTACGTGCTGGCAGCGACCATCGGCAACTGGCCGTGCTGGAACGAGCACGCCAAGGACAAGGCCCGGGAGTACCTGGCCGAAATCCACCGGTACTTCCCGTGA
- a CDS encoding ABC transporter ATP-binding protein, which produces MTLAARGLSYAYLPGRPVLQAVSFALFPGEVVFLLGANGSGKTTLIECLGGLRAPAKGEVVVDGRPVRSCSAAVRARSIGYVPQLHQLAFGFSAWEVVLMGRAPHVGWLSRPGRADRAAAADALRTLGLWDLAGRTFPTLSGGEQRLVLIARGLAQGVRYLLLDEPDAHLDPANQHRVLAVAQGLARAGIGVVVTTHNPNNALLYADRVMALAGGRSLADGAPAAVLTPEVLSAAYGIPFEVVGDGQGPRAFLPRVGDHRARSLTSSEAESVSGSASTHSPSSRASSAATAKGA; this is translated from the coding sequence ATGACCCTCGCCGCCCGTGGGTTGTCCTACGCGTACCTCCCGGGTCGGCCGGTGCTCCAGGCGGTGTCGTTCGCCCTCTTCCCGGGGGAGGTGGTGTTCCTGCTTGGGGCCAACGGGAGCGGGAAGACGACCCTCATCGAGTGCTTAGGCGGCCTGCGCGCGCCGGCGAAGGGGGAGGTGGTGGTGGACGGGCGGCCGGTGCGGTCGTGTTCCGCCGCCGTCCGGGCGCGGAGCATCGGGTACGTGCCCCAGCTCCACCAGCTCGCGTTCGGGTTCAGCGCCTGGGAGGTGGTGTTGATGGGGCGAGCTCCCCACGTGGGGTGGCTCTCCCGGCCGGGGCGGGCGGACCGGGCCGCCGCCGCCGATGCCCTGCGCACCTTGGGCCTGTGGGACCTGGCCGGTCGGACGTTCCCCACGTTGAGCGGTGGGGAGCAACGGTTGGTGCTCATCGCCCGGGGCCTTGCGCAGGGGGTGCGGTACCTCCTCCTCGACGAGCCGGACGCCCATCTCGATCCGGCCAACCAACACCGGGTGCTTGCGGTGGCCCAGGGGCTTGCCCGGGCCGGGATCGGGGTTGTGGTGACCACCCACAACCCGAACAATGCCCTCCTCTACGCCGATCGGGTGATGGCATTGGCCGGTGGGCGCTCCCTGGCCGACGGCGCCCCGGCCGCCGTGCTGACCCCGGAGGTTCTCTCCGCCGCCTACGGGATCCCGTTCGAGGTGGTGGGGGACGGCCAGGGCCCCCGGGCGTTCCTCCCCCGTGTCGGGGATCACCGGGCCAGGAGCCTCACCAGTTCTGAGGCCGAAAGCGTAAGCGGCTCGGCGAGCACCCATTCCCCCTCCAGCCGGGCCAGTTCCGCCGCCACGGCGAAGGGGGCGTAG
- a CDS encoding iron ABC transporter permease encodes MNPRRAALAWGLLVLPVPLLFLSLALGRYGIGPGRAWAALFGGDVPDVVRALILRVRLPRALAAAVVGVNLSVAGVAFQGVFRNPLVESRILGVSSGAGLGAALALLAGGGLIVQPLAFALGLSAAGLVALIGWAFGGGLLVLVVSGVLVDSFLSAILGLIKYVADPLGTLPAITYWLLGGLSTVRWADLLPLGVASAIGLAFLLPVRWRLNLLALGEGEATALGVRVGRFRLAVIAVGTLLTAAAVSVSGVVGWVGLIVPHAARALIGPDHMYLIPAAAGLGASVVLLLDTLARTALPTEIPLGVLTGLIGVPVFLVLFMRLLRRQGGWR; translated from the coding sequence GTGAACCCGCGCCGGGCGGCCCTGGCGTGGGGGCTCCTCGTCCTCCCGGTCCCGCTCCTGTTCCTGTCGTTGGCGCTCGGCCGGTATGGGATCGGGCCGGGGCGTGCCTGGGCGGCCCTGTTCGGGGGCGATGTCCCGGATGTGGTGCGGGCCCTCATCCTGCGGGTGCGCCTGCCGCGGGCCCTGGCCGCGGCCGTGGTGGGGGTGAACTTGAGCGTGGCCGGGGTCGCGTTCCAGGGGGTGTTCCGGAACCCCCTCGTGGAATCGCGGATCCTCGGGGTGAGCTCCGGGGCGGGCCTCGGGGCGGCGCTGGCCCTTCTCGCCGGTGGCGGGCTCATCGTGCAGCCGCTCGCGTTTGCCCTGGGGCTTTCTGCGGCGGGGCTGGTGGCCCTCATCGGGTGGGCGTTCGGGGGAGGCCTCCTCGTCCTGGTGGTGAGCGGGGTGCTCGTGGATTCGTTTCTCTCGGCGATCTTGGGCTTGATCAAGTACGTGGCTGACCCATTGGGAACCCTTCCCGCCATCACCTATTGGCTTCTCGGGGGGCTATCCACCGTGCGGTGGGCGGACCTCCTCCCGTTGGGCGTGGCCAGCGCGATCGGCCTGGCCTTTCTCCTTCCCGTACGATGGCGGCTGAACCTGCTCGCGCTTGGGGAGGGGGAAGCGACGGCGCTCGGGGTTCGGGTGGGCCGGTTTCGGTTGGCGGTGATCGCCGTGGGGACGCTCCTCACCGCGGCCGCGGTCTCGGTGAGCGGCGTCGTCGGCTGGGTGGGGTTGATCGTGCCCCATGCCGCCCGGGCCCTGATTGGGCCGGACCACATGTACCTCATCCCCGCTGCGGCGGGGCTCGGGGCGAGCGTGGTCCTCCTCCTCGATACCCTGGCGCGGACGGCGCTCCCCACGGAGATCCCGCTCGGGGTGCTGACCGGGCTCATCGGCGTCCCCGTGTTCTTGGTCCTGTTCATGCGGCTTCTCCGGCGGCAAGGGGGGTGGCGATGA